The Chryseolinea soli genome contains a region encoding:
- a CDS encoding oxidoreductase, producing MWTKANMGDQSGKTFLVTGANSGIGYETALGLYEAGATVIVACRSKEKADEAISEMKKQGGKGKLEPGVLDLSDLDSVKDFANNFLRTHSKLDVLVNNAGVMVPPASKTRQGYELQFGVNFLGHFALTGYLYPLLKKTPHSRVVTVSSMAYLHGAIDFENLRSEKDYNDFREYAQSKLADLMFAIELQRRISAHSHGVTSIAAQPGANETNLARTMSEEAYQSAVQRIGALMPMAQGALSILYPSVSPDAIGGRLYGPDRDNGYRGYPAEAVMAPVAMDEDTARKLWETAEAITGVRFPG from the coding sequence ATGTGGACAAAAGCAAACATGGGCGACCAATCGGGAAAAACCTTCCTAGTGACGGGCGCCAATTCGGGCATTGGGTATGAGACGGCGCTGGGATTATATGAAGCCGGCGCGACGGTGATCGTGGCGTGCCGCAGTAAGGAAAAAGCAGACGAGGCCATTTCGGAGATGAAGAAACAAGGTGGCAAAGGCAAACTCGAACCGGGCGTGCTCGATCTTTCGGACCTGGATTCGGTAAAAGATTTTGCCAACAATTTCCTGAGAACGCATTCGAAGCTCGATGTGCTGGTGAACAACGCGGGCGTGATGGTGCCTCCCGCATCCAAAACTCGCCAGGGATATGAACTTCAATTCGGTGTGAACTTTTTAGGACACTTTGCGCTGACAGGCTATTTGTATCCCTTGCTCAAAAAGACACCTCACTCCAGAGTGGTGACCGTGAGCAGCATGGCCTATCTTCATGGCGCGATCGACTTCGAAAATCTTCGTTCCGAAAAAGACTACAACGACTTTCGTGAATATGCCCAGAGCAAACTGGCCGACCTGATGTTCGCCATTGAACTCCAGCGGAGAATATCTGCACATAGCCATGGCGTGACATCGATCGCCGCGCAACCCGGTGCAAATGAAACCAACCTGGCACGAACCATGAGCGAAGAAGCTTATCAAAGTGCCGTCCAGCGAATTGGTGCGCTCATGCCCATGGCACAAGGCGCGTTGTCCATCCTCTATCCTTCCGTTTCGCCCGATGCAATAGGCGGCCGTTTATATGGACCGGATCGCGATAACGGATACAGAGGCTATCCTGCCGAAGCTGTGATGGCGCCCGTGGCAATGGATGAAGACACTGCTCGAAAACTTTGGGAGACAGCAGAAGCGATCACCGGCGTGCGTTTTCCTGGCTAG
- a CDS encoding helix-turn-helix domain-containing protein, whose product MSTFTLGQEKFRIYKISSKRHDSVSYKRRDYFKISLLTAGTGMMYFSGTPVHVGKATLTFFNPLLAYSWEPTSKTHSGYTVLFTADFLPGPLRRPPLFAPDLIPLYTLDKTAVKDLVFIFEKMIAIDQSDYAGKHELLSHYIQLIVHEGLRLQKAPKPALQNNAAERITRQFFDLLWKQFPVKSPGDVIQLKNPSHYADALNVHINHLNQSIHTISGKNTTWHIQQKLTGEAKMLLMQTDWPVADIAYSLGFEYPSYFNRFFKKQTGMTPLSFRK is encoded by the coding sequence ATGAGCACCTTCACCCTTGGTCAGGAAAAGTTCAGGATCTATAAAATAAGTTCTAAGCGGCATGACTCGGTGTCCTATAAACGTCGTGACTATTTCAAGATTTCCTTGCTCACCGCGGGCACGGGAATGATGTATTTTTCCGGGACGCCGGTGCATGTAGGAAAAGCTACGCTCACGTTCTTCAACCCGCTGCTGGCCTATTCGTGGGAGCCGACTTCGAAAACGCATTCGGGCTACACCGTGTTGTTCACCGCAGATTTTTTACCGGGTCCTCTGCGCCGGCCACCGCTTTTTGCACCGGATCTCATTCCTTTGTATACGCTTGACAAGACGGCGGTCAAGGATCTTGTTTTTATCTTCGAAAAGATGATCGCCATCGATCAATCCGACTATGCGGGAAAACATGAGTTGCTGTCGCACTACATTCAGTTAATTGTACACGAAGGCCTTCGGTTGCAAAAGGCACCCAAGCCAGCGCTGCAAAACAATGCCGCCGAACGAATTACGCGCCAGTTTTTCGACTTGCTGTGGAAACAGTTTCCGGTGAAATCGCCCGGTGATGTGATTCAACTAAAAAATCCGTCGCACTATGCCGATGCGTTGAACGTGCACATCAACCACCTCAACCAATCCATCCACACCATCTCCGGAAAAAACACGACGTGGCACATCCAGCAAAAATTGACGGGCGAGGCAAAAATGCTGTTGATGCAAACCGATTGGCCGGTGGCCGACATTGCCTACAGCCTGGGGTTTGAATATCCATCCTACTTCAACCGGTTCTTCAAGAAGCAAACCGGGATGACGCCCCTCTCCTTCCGGAAATGA
- a CDS encoding amidohydrolase family protein, whose translation MKRICRYAMVVVLLASCQVEKPSNAENAGDGPRVIIHELNENDIPKGNKVIAFVGATLIDGLGGDPIQNSCVIVRDNKIEAVGKQGEVKIPDGAQIEKVEGLTILPGMFDAHYHNENSATLPAVYLRHGITSVRDPGEWNESYAGVRSSGMPLPRLFLTGPHLNTYPPAYPEDAMIVQDAEEGRLAVEKLYREGATAIKVYYGLPVGTIKAICTAAHAHGLPVMAHLEISNAVDAINAGLDGIEHVTSFGTVLLPPYEAEQYKQRVLADNDARKRGRYEVWDTFQFENNPVADSLIRFLARKKIFLSPTLAAFEKQTDHGDSIEVHAFKNMLTFVGLAKKGGVPIVLGSHTFVAHAEFGYAFYREMELLQAAGLSNMEIIVAATLENARYFRVDERLGSLEKGKLADLVFVEGDPLKDLRVLRDAKKVMINGTWVATNETH comes from the coding sequence ATGAAAAGAATCTGCCGGTATGCGATGGTTGTGGTGTTGCTTGCCTCTTGTCAGGTAGAGAAACCATCCAACGCTGAAAATGCCGGCGATGGACCTCGCGTGATCATCCATGAATTGAATGAAAACGATATTCCGAAAGGAAACAAGGTTATCGCCTTTGTCGGGGCCACGTTGATCGATGGGCTGGGAGGGGACCCCATTCAAAATTCGTGCGTGATCGTGAGAGACAACAAGATCGAAGCCGTCGGTAAACAAGGAGAAGTAAAGATCCCCGACGGCGCGCAGATCGAGAAAGTAGAAGGTCTCACCATCCTTCCCGGTATGTTCGACGCGCACTATCACAACGAGAACAGTGCCACGCTGCCCGCCGTCTATCTCCGCCATGGCATCACATCGGTGAGAGATCCCGGCGAGTGGAATGAAAGTTATGCCGGCGTGCGGTCGTCCGGCATGCCACTGCCCAGACTATTCCTCACCGGCCCGCACCTCAACACCTACCCGCCGGCCTACCCGGAAGATGCCATGATCGTTCAGGATGCCGAAGAAGGCCGGCTCGCCGTAGAGAAGTTGTATCGCGAGGGCGCCACCGCCATCAAAGTATATTATGGCCTTCCCGTCGGCACCATCAAGGCCATCTGCACGGCCGCCCATGCGCACGGCCTTCCCGTCATGGCCCACCTCGAGATCAGCAACGCGGTTGATGCGATCAACGCGGGGCTGGATGGCATCGAACACGTCACCTCTTTTGGAACCGTTCTGCTCCCTCCCTACGAAGCCGAACAATACAAGCAACGCGTGCTGGCCGACAACGACGCGCGAAAGCGGGGGCGGTATGAGGTATGGGATACATTTCAATTCGAAAACAATCCCGTAGCCGATTCGCTCATCCGATTCCTGGCCCGAAAGAAAATATTTCTAAGCCCCACACTGGCCGCTTTCGAAAAACAAACCGACCACGGCGACAGCATTGAAGTGCACGCGTTCAAAAACATGTTGACCTTTGTCGGTCTCGCAAAAAAAGGCGGCGTTCCGATCGTGCTGGGCTCGCATACCTTTGTGGCCCATGCCGAATTTGGCTATGCCTTTTACCGGGAGATGGAATTGCTGCAGGCCGCAGGATTGAGCAACATGGAAATTATTGTCGCCGCCACCCTGGAGAATGCCCGCTACTTTCGCGTTGACGAAAGATTGGGAAGCCTAGAGAAAGGAAAGCTGGCCGATCTTGTATTTGTGGAAGGTGATCCGTTGAAAGATCTTCGGGTGCTGCGGGATGCGAAAAAAGTAATGATAAACGGCACTTGGGTCGCGACCAAT